A window of Microbacterium lushaniae genomic DNA:
CGACCTGGGCTTCTCCACCGCCATCGGCATCGGCGGCGACCCGGTCATCGGCACGACGCACATCGACGCCCTCGAGGCGTTCGAGGCCGACCCCGAGACCAAGGCGATCGTCATGATCGGCGAGATCGGCGGCGACGCCGAGGAGCGCGCGGCCGACTTCATCCGGGCCAACGTGACCAAGCCGGTCGTCGGCTACGTCGCGGGCTTCACCGCCCCCGAGGGCAAGACGATGGGCCACGCCGGCGCCATCGTGTCCGGCTCGGCCGGCACCGCCCAGGCGAAGAAGGAGGCCCTCGAGGCCGCGGGCGTGAAGGTCGGCAAGACGCCGTCCGAGACCGCCGCCCTGATGCGCGAGATCATCGAGTCCCTGTAACCCGGGTTCTCACGAAGGGCGGATGCTGACGCATCCGCCCTTCGTCGTCCCGCGCCGCCGTCCCGCGCCGCCCGCGCTGCGCGCCATCCGCGAGACTGCAGCGCACCGGCGAGACCGCGACATAATGCGGCGGTCTCGCCGGTGGCGTGAAGTCTCGCGGACGGGCGAGCGGCGGGGTCAGCCGATGAGGGCTTGGATGGGGCCGCGGGCGAAGAACACGACGAATCCGGCGGCGACGACCCACAGCAGCGGATGCACCTGCTTGGCGCGTCCGGACAGCGCGTTGACGACGACCCAGCTGATGAAGCCCGCGCCGATGCCGTTCGCGATCGAGTAGGTCAGCGGCATGACCGTCGCGGTGAGGAAAACCGGCAGCAGCACGCGGAAGTCGCTGAAGTCGATGTGCTTGATCTGCGCGAGCATCATGGCACCGACGAGCACGAGCGCGGCGGCGGCGACCTCGCCCGGCACGATCGCGGTGAGCGGCGTGAAGAACATCGCCAGCAGGAACAGCACACCCGTCACGACGTTCGCAAGTCCCGTGCGCGCGCCCTCGCCGATGCCCGAGCCCGACTCGACGAACACCGTCGCCGACGACGACGACGTGCCACCGCCGACGACCGCGCCCAGACCCTCGACGATGAGGGCCGACTTGATACGCGGGAAGTCGCCCTTCGCGTCGGCGAGGTCGGCCTCCTTCGCGAGCCCCGTCATGGTGCCCATCGCGTCGAAGAAGTTCGAGAACACGAGCGTGAAGACGATCATCACGAGCGCGATGAACCCGACCTTGCCCAGGTCGAAGCCGAAGTCCACCTGACCGAGAAGGCTCAGATCGGGGACCGCGATGATGCCGCCCTCACCGGAGACCGAGAGACCGTACGGCCAGATGAGGTTCACGATGTGCGCGAGCAGCGTGCCGCCGACCAGGCCCAGCAGGAGTCCGCCCTTGACCTTCAGGGAGATGAGGATGCCGGCCAGGAACAGCGTCACGACGAACATCACGGTCTGCACGGTGGCGACCGAGCCGCCGACACCGAGGTCCAGCGGCGGGGAGGGGTTGCCGGTCGAGGTGACGAAGCCGGCGTTGACGAACCCGATGAACGCGATGAACAGACCGATGCCGACCGTGATCGCGAGCTTCAGCTGCACCGGCACGGCGTCGAAGATGAGCTTGCGCAGCCCGGTCGCCGCCAGCAGCACGATGACGAAACCGTTGATCATCACGAGGGCCATCGCCTCGGGCCACGTCACCTCGCCGACGACCGAGAAGGCGAGGAACGCGTTGATGCCCAGACCCGCGGCGAACGCGAACGGCAGGCGCGTGACGAGACCGAACAGGATCGTCATGACACCCGCCGTCAGCGCGGTGGAGGCGGCCACCGCGCTCGCGCTGAGGGTGTTGCCTGCCACGTCGGGCGTGCTGAGGATGATCGGGTTGAGGATGACGATGTACGCCATCGTCACGAAGGTCACGACCCCGCCGCGCACCTCCGTGCCGATCGTGGATCCGCGCCGGGATATCTCGAAGAAGCGGTCGATCCGGTTCTTCGGCGCGGATGCGGCGGCGGGCGTTCTGGTCGCGTTGGTGCTCATGGGACCTCGGGTTGGGAGAGTGGGAAGGCGCGGAGCGAGGACGTAGTCTTGGCGCATGCCGCTCACAGGAGAGTATCTGCCAGGGACCAGCGAATGGGCACGCCGCCAGGCGGAGGCGTTCGAAGCATCCGCCGGAGCCGAGGCGAACGAGCTGCGCGGGAAGCCGATCATCGTGTTGACGACCGTCGGGGCGAAGACCGGGGGCCTGCGCAAGACCGCCCTCATGCGCGTCGAGCATGACGGACGTTACGCGGTCGTCGCATCCAAGGGCGGGGCGCCGGAGCCGCCCGCCTGGTACTGGAACATCGTGAAGAACCCGCATGTGCAGCTGCAGGACGGCGACACCCTGCGCGACTACACGGCGCACGAGGCGGAGGGCGCTGAACGCGAGGAGTGGTGGGCGCGCGCGGTGCAGGCGTGGCCCGATTACGACGAGTACCAGAAGAAGACCGAGCGCCGCATCGCGCTGTTCGTGCTGGAGCCCGTCGAGGACTGAATCCCCGGATGCGGCGGATGCGGGCCGACCCGCGTCCGCTGACGCACGTGCCGACTCGCGGCTGACGCACGTGCGGGCCCGCCTCCGCGGACGCACGTGCGGGCCCGCGTCCGCTGACCCCGGCCGGGGCGGAGGTGGCGTCGCCCCGGGGTGCCGTCCCGTCGAGGCACCGCGGCGCGGGTAGGGTCGTCAGCGCATGAATCGCCTGCTCGTCGCCCTCCTGGCCGCCTTCGACGCCCTCGTGGCGGCCGCGGGCGGCCTCGCCATCGCTCTGGCACCACTGGCCCTGCTGTGGGTGTTCGCGCTCGGCGGCGGGGCCGACTGGGCCGCGTTGTGGCCCGCGAGCGCTGCGGTGTGGCAGCTCGGTCACCTCGTCCCGCTGACGATCCACCTGCCCGGGACGTACCTGGCCGCGGCGGGCATCGATCCGTCGGCGGCCGACTTCGCCCTCTCGCTGGCCCCGCTGGGCTTCGCCGTCTTCACCGCCCTGTTCGCTGCGCGCTCGGGTGGCCGGGCCGCCCGAGCCGGCGAGCCGCTCACCGGCGCCGTGTCGGGATCGCTGGTCTTCGCCGCGCTCACGGCGCTGGTGGCGCTGACGGGTGCGACGCCGTTCGCCGAGACTACGCTGTGGCAGGCGCTGCTCTTCCCCGCCCTCGTCTACGCCGTGCCGTGCGCCCTGGGCGCCGCGGTGGGCGCCTGGGCGGGCGGCGAAGGAGCCGCCGGCCGGCTGCGTGATCGCGTCGAGCGGGCCGGGGGCGGATGGGGCGCCGTGCCCGGCCTCATCGTGCGGGGCGCTGCGATCGCCGCACTGGGGGTCGTGGCCGTCGGCGCCCTCCTCTTCGCCGTCGCCGTACTCGCGCGCGCCGGGCAGGTGGTGGCGCTGTTCGAGGCGGG
This region includes:
- a CDS encoding NCS2 family permease, which encodes MSTNATRTPAAASAPKNRIDRFFEISRRGSTIGTEVRGGVVTFVTMAYIVILNPIILSTPDVAGNTLSASAVAASTALTAGVMTILFGLVTRLPFAFAAGLGINAFLAFSVVGEVTWPEAMALVMINGFVIVLLAATGLRKLIFDAVPVQLKLAITVGIGLFIAFIGFVNAGFVTSTGNPSPPLDLGVGGSVATVQTVMFVVTLFLAGILISLKVKGGLLLGLVGGTLLAHIVNLIWPYGLSVSGEGGIIAVPDLSLLGQVDFGFDLGKVGFIALVMIVFTLVFSNFFDAMGTMTGLAKEADLADAKGDFPRIKSALIVEGLGAVVGGGTSSSSATVFVESGSGIGEGARTGLANVVTGVLFLLAMFFTPLTAIVPGEVAAAALVLVGAMMLAQIKHIDFSDFRVLLPVFLTATVMPLTYSIANGIGAGFISWVVVNALSGRAKQVHPLLWVVAAGFVVFFARGPIQALIG
- a CDS encoding nitroreductase family deazaflavin-dependent oxidoreductase codes for the protein MPLTGEYLPGTSEWARRQAEAFEASAGAEANELRGKPIIVLTTVGAKTGGLRKTALMRVEHDGRYAVVASKGGAPEPPAWYWNIVKNPHVQLQDGDTLRDYTAHEAEGAEREEWWARAVQAWPDYDEYQKKTERRIALFVLEPVED